The Corallococcus caeni genome includes a region encoding these proteins:
- the pcnB gene encoding polynucleotide adenylyltransferase PcnB, whose protein sequence is MSSPLDLTGHEERPERPEAQAPADSAERPSEHETPSRASEAPAEPPDSADAGEDDGFDDDDDGEDAGPEVSDEIRAATEALKAAEAEDAQAAAEAGDEADEPEAVILEPEPEPAANEPELQAPTTTRTGEPAEIDPDEMDPDALKVVLRLHQHGHQAYLVGGCVRDLLLGKKPKDFDVATSAHPGEVRAIFRNCRLIGRRFRLAHVYFKGGKIVEVSTFRANPTELEPAAGAPGSAGSDDGQSGEDLLITHDNVFGTAQQDARRRDFTINGLFYDAAEGRVIDYVRGRRDLDERFIRTIGDPEIRMREDPVRILRAVRFAAKLDLDIESRTYAAMEGAVEDLPRCAPARLLEETFRLIRGGVSAPALKLLAALDALKILLPPVDAYLREHGKEGEKTFYAFAQALDKRVSAGEVLDDAILLATLLVPISRAQPPPDDSQDEGRASVSRVIEDLLAGFVESARLPRRIAERCRMLLLMQRTLSGERRRKTGAFRRHPLFNEALAVFTMTVEATGEGREALEAWQAGEVPPPRAGANGGGDAEGPRRKRRRRRRRRGNGSGEGGGSGASSGSDAGEG, encoded by the coding sequence ATGTCTTCCCCCCTGGACCTGACAGGCCACGAGGAGCGCCCCGAGCGCCCCGAGGCCCAGGCGCCCGCGGACTCCGCCGAGCGCCCCAGCGAGCACGAAACCCCTTCCCGGGCCTCCGAGGCCCCTGCCGAGCCCCCCGATTCCGCGGACGCGGGAGAGGACGACGGGTTCGACGACGATGACGACGGCGAGGACGCCGGCCCCGAGGTCAGCGACGAAATCCGGGCCGCCACCGAGGCCCTGAAGGCCGCGGAGGCGGAGGACGCGCAGGCCGCCGCCGAGGCGGGTGACGAAGCCGACGAGCCCGAGGCCGTCATCCTGGAGCCTGAGCCGGAGCCCGCCGCGAACGAGCCGGAGCTGCAGGCGCCCACCACCACGCGCACGGGCGAGCCGGCGGAGATCGACCCGGACGAGATGGATCCGGACGCGCTCAAGGTGGTGCTGCGGCTGCACCAGCACGGGCACCAGGCGTACCTGGTGGGTGGCTGCGTGCGCGACCTGCTCCTGGGCAAGAAGCCCAAGGACTTCGACGTGGCCACCAGCGCCCACCCGGGCGAGGTGCGTGCCATCTTCCGCAACTGCCGGCTCATCGGAAGGCGCTTCCGGCTGGCGCACGTCTACTTCAAGGGCGGGAAGATCGTGGAGGTGTCCACCTTCCGCGCGAACCCGACGGAGCTGGAGCCGGCGGCGGGCGCGCCGGGCTCGGCGGGCTCGGACGACGGGCAGTCCGGTGAGGACCTGCTCATCACCCACGACAACGTCTTCGGCACCGCGCAGCAGGACGCGCGCCGCCGCGACTTCACCATCAACGGCCTGTTCTACGACGCGGCCGAAGGCCGGGTCATCGACTACGTGCGCGGCCGGCGCGACCTGGATGAGCGCTTCATCCGGACGATTGGCGACCCGGAAATCCGCATGCGCGAGGACCCGGTGCGCATCCTGCGCGCGGTGCGCTTCGCGGCGAAGCTGGACCTGGACATCGAGTCGCGCACGTACGCGGCGATGGAGGGCGCGGTGGAGGACCTGCCGCGCTGCGCCCCCGCGCGCCTGCTGGAGGAGACGTTCCGGCTCATCCGCGGCGGCGTGTCCGCCCCGGCGCTGAAGCTGCTGGCGGCGCTGGACGCGCTGAAGATTCTCCTCCCGCCCGTGGACGCGTACCTGCGTGAGCACGGCAAGGAAGGGGAGAAGACCTTCTACGCCTTCGCGCAGGCGCTGGATAAGCGCGTGTCCGCGGGTGAGGTGCTGGACGACGCCATCCTGCTGGCGACGTTGCTGGTGCCCATCAGCCGCGCGCAGCCGCCGCCGGACGACTCGCAGGACGAGGGCCGCGCGTCGGTGTCGCGCGTCATCGAGGACCTGCTGGCCGGCTTCGTGGAGTCCGCCCGGCTGCCGCGCCGCATCGCCGAGCGCTGCCGCATGCTGCTGCTGATGCAGCGCACGCTGTCCGGGGAGCGCCGCCGCAAGACGGGCGCCTTCCGCCGCCACCCGCTCTTCAACGAGGCGCTGGCCGTCTTCACGATGACGGTGGAGGCCACGGGCGAGGGCCGCGAGGCGCTGGAGGCCTGGCAGGCCGGAGAGGTGCCGCCGCCGCGCGCCGGTGCGAATGGTGGAGGGGACGCGGAAGGCCCCCGCCGCAAGCGCCGTCGCCGCCGTCGCCGTCGTGGCAACGGGAGCGGAGAGGGCGGCGGTTCGGGCGCCTCCTCCGGTTCCGACGCCGGCGAGGGGTAG
- a CDS encoding phosphatase domain-containing protein: MSLPDRIDPPPPRRIYRWDLDKTYLQTDFESLRDLFRTAFQKAHEKVAVPGASALIRELAEQGDSRLCIVSGSPKQMRAVLEEKLKLDGVQWDEFVLKDNVGNLLRGRFRALRGQVGYKLPAILESRVNAPVEAEEVLFGDDAEADAFIYSLYADLIAGRVDERVLSQVLEAGGVYPDDAARVHEAWKKIPIADPVRRIFIHLDRLTPPAHFTPYGPRVVPIFNYFQAALVLLADGHLTAPQVLKIAVEMVQTAGHNIITLSNSFQDLLRRGLPLQQAAIALSQAMEGPNALLKAMRPVPDILAAFSKRLAALGTQPPPPRVQAVDYVSLISHALPRTHKGRTLKPQS; this comes from the coding sequence GTGAGCCTGCCGGACCGCATCGACCCGCCTCCGCCGCGCCGCATCTACCGGTGGGACCTGGACAAGACGTACCTTCAGACGGACTTCGAGTCGTTGCGCGACCTGTTCCGCACCGCCTTCCAGAAGGCCCATGAGAAGGTCGCCGTGCCGGGCGCGTCCGCCCTCATCCGCGAGCTGGCGGAGCAGGGGGACTCGCGGCTGTGCATCGTGTCCGGCAGCCCCAAGCAGATGCGCGCGGTGTTGGAGGAGAAGCTCAAGCTGGACGGCGTCCAGTGGGATGAGTTCGTCCTCAAGGACAACGTGGGCAACCTCTTGCGCGGGCGCTTCCGGGCCCTGCGCGGACAGGTGGGCTACAAGCTGCCCGCCATCCTGGAGAGCCGCGTCAACGCGCCGGTGGAGGCGGAGGAGGTCCTCTTCGGCGACGACGCGGAGGCGGACGCGTTCATCTATTCGCTCTACGCGGACCTCATCGCGGGACGCGTGGACGAGCGCGTGCTGTCCCAGGTGCTGGAGGCGGGCGGGGTGTACCCGGACGACGCCGCTCGGGTGCACGAGGCGTGGAAGAAGATCCCCATCGCGGACCCGGTGCGGCGCATCTTCATCCACCTGGACCGGCTGACGCCGCCCGCGCACTTCACGCCCTACGGCCCGCGCGTGGTGCCCATCTTCAACTACTTCCAGGCGGCGCTGGTGCTGCTGGCGGACGGCCACCTCACGGCGCCGCAGGTGCTCAAGATCGCCGTGGAGATGGTGCAGACGGCGGGGCACAACATCATCACGCTGTCGAACTCGTTCCAGGACCTGCTCCGGCGCGGACTGCCGCTGCAGCAGGCGGCCATCGCGCTGTCGCAGGCGATGGAGGGGCCCAACGCGCTGCTCAAGGCCATGCGGCCCGTGCCGGACATCCTGGCCGCGTTCAGCAAGCGCCTGGCCGCGCTGGGCACGCAGCCGCCCCCACCGCGCGTGCAGGCGGTGGACTACGTGTCGCTCATCTCCCACGCGCTGCCCCGGACCCACAAGGGACGCACCCTGAAGCCGCAGTCCTGA
- the plsX gene encoding phosphate acyltransferase PlsX — translation MVGKPQHITIAFDVMGSDHGPAEVVRGAAQLSLESPHIHALLVGDRPVIDEALAGIKHNGERISVHHAGDYVGMDEKPGEALARKPESSVAVAARLVAEGEAHALVSAGNTGAGVLACKRHFQLIPGVRRAALATVYPTRGVRGAKQDPFSLILDVGATVEATAEDLVAFAVMGSAYARIISRNERPKVALLSNGVEPQKGPPRVVEAHQRLSQMTGLNFTGNVEGIDIPRGTADVIVTDGFVGNVCLKMLEGVHDTVMELAQYAYKESLRWRAGLAMLSSGIERLKDITDWEQYGGAPILGFDRIFIKAHGRSRARAIANAGKVAAKAVANELGTAIQEGLAK, via the coding sequence ATGGTGGGCAAGCCGCAGCACATCACCATCGCGTTCGACGTGATGGGGAGCGATCACGGCCCGGCGGAGGTGGTGCGAGGCGCCGCCCAGCTCTCGCTGGAGTCTCCGCACATCCACGCGCTGCTCGTGGGGGACCGGCCGGTCATCGACGAGGCCCTGGCGGGCATCAAGCACAACGGGGAGCGCATCTCCGTGCACCACGCGGGCGACTACGTGGGCATGGACGAGAAGCCCGGCGAGGCGCTGGCTCGCAAGCCCGAGTCCTCCGTCGCGGTGGCCGCCCGGCTGGTGGCGGAAGGGGAGGCGCACGCGCTCGTCTCCGCGGGAAACACGGGCGCGGGCGTGCTCGCGTGCAAGCGCCACTTCCAGCTGATTCCCGGCGTGCGCCGCGCGGCCCTGGCCACGGTGTACCCGACGCGGGGCGTGCGCGGCGCGAAGCAGGACCCGTTCAGCCTCATCCTCGACGTGGGCGCCACGGTGGAGGCCACCGCGGAGGACCTGGTGGCGTTCGCCGTCATGGGCAGCGCCTACGCGCGCATCATCTCCCGCAACGAGCGGCCCAAGGTGGCGCTGCTCTCCAACGGCGTCGAGCCCCAGAAGGGCCCGCCCCGCGTGGTGGAGGCGCACCAGCGGCTGTCGCAGATGACGGGGCTCAACTTCACGGGGAACGTGGAGGGCATCGACATCCCGCGCGGCACGGCGGACGTCATCGTCACGGACGGCTTCGTGGGCAACGTGTGCCTGAAGATGCTGGAGGGCGTGCACGACACGGTGATGGAGCTGGCCCAGTACGCCTACAAGGAGAGCCTGCGCTGGCGCGCGGGCCTGGCCATGCTGTCCTCCGGCATCGAGCGGCTGAAGGACATCACGGACTGGGAGCAGTACGGCGGCGCGCCCATCCTCGGTTTCGACCGCATCTTCATCAAGGCGCACGGCCGCTCCAGGGCGCGCGCCATCGCGAACGCGGGCAAGGTGGCGGCGAAGGCGGTGGCGAACGAGCTGGGCACAGCCATCCAGGAGGGCCTGGCGAAGTGA
- a CDS encoding MFS transporter, whose product MAREASLRVVFGIAVLDLIGFGILIPQLGVYGVRFGASPFAVGLLVAVYSLMQLVAAPVMGRLSDRFGRRPVLLVSQVGSLAGYVLFAFAHTLPLLFLSRVIDGVSGGNVSTAQAVVADITKPHERAKGMGVIGAAFGLGFVLGPALGGVLGAWGGNLAIGLFAAGLSALNLFNTWFFLPETRKPGSPSATARTLKGSLGVLTLPVVGRCVVLVLLYTVAFAQMEGTFSVYLLTRFLSSGPVPLEGGWLVHAVHPDAAILREASLRSGALFAVVGVLSALVQGGLVRRLVAPGHGASGQAASGGPGGRGGREAPVAVVGFGLTAAGLALLPVAPSYGWLFPVMGLLAVGSALVTPCLSALVSLHAPSERQGAVLGAYQASGSLGRIIGPALGGLLFTRLGPTAPYGTGAVLVALGGLLALSLVTQVRMSGAGAEQSS is encoded by the coding sequence TTGGCTCGGGAGGCGTCGCTGCGGGTGGTGTTCGGCATCGCCGTCCTGGACCTCATCGGGTTCGGCATCCTGATTCCGCAGCTGGGCGTGTACGGCGTGCGCTTTGGCGCTTCCCCCTTCGCGGTGGGGCTGCTCGTCGCGGTGTACTCGCTGATGCAGCTGGTGGCGGCGCCCGTGATGGGGCGGCTGTCGGACCGGTTCGGCCGGCGGCCGGTGCTGCTGGTGTCCCAGGTGGGTTCGCTGGCCGGCTACGTGCTGTTCGCCTTCGCGCACACGCTGCCCCTGCTGTTCCTGTCGCGCGTCATCGACGGCGTGTCCGGCGGGAACGTGTCCACGGCGCAGGCGGTGGTGGCGGACATCACCAAGCCGCATGAGCGCGCGAAGGGCATGGGCGTCATCGGCGCGGCGTTCGGGCTGGGCTTCGTGCTGGGGCCCGCGCTGGGCGGCGTGCTGGGGGCGTGGGGCGGCAACCTGGCCATCGGCCTGTTCGCGGCGGGGCTGTCCGCGCTGAACCTCTTCAACACCTGGTTCTTCCTGCCGGAGACGCGCAAGCCCGGCTCGCCGTCCGCCACCGCGCGCACGCTGAAGGGCTCCCTGGGCGTGTTGACGCTGCCCGTCGTGGGCCGGTGCGTGGTGCTGGTGCTGCTCTACACGGTGGCCTTCGCGCAGATGGAGGGCACCTTCTCCGTCTACCTGCTGACACGCTTCCTGTCCTCCGGGCCGGTGCCGCTGGAGGGCGGGTGGCTGGTGCACGCGGTGCATCCGGACGCGGCCATCCTGCGGGAGGCGAGCCTGCGCTCCGGGGCGCTCTTCGCGGTGGTGGGCGTGCTGTCCGCGCTGGTGCAGGGCGGGCTGGTGCGCCGGCTGGTGGCGCCCGGCCATGGTGCGTCCGGCCAAGCGGCGTCCGGTGGCCCGGGGGGCAGGGGAGGGCGGGAGGCCCCGGTGGCCGTGGTGGGCTTCGGGCTGACGGCGGCGGGGCTGGCGTTGCTGCCCGTGGCGCCGTCGTACGGGTGGCTCTTCCCGGTGATGGGCCTTCTGGCGGTGGGCTCCGCGCTGGTGACGCCGTGCCTGTCCGCGCTGGTGTCCCTGCACGCGCCGTCCGAGCGGCAGGGGGCGGTGCTGGGGGCTTATCAGGCGTCCGGGTCGCTGGGCCGCATCATTGGCCCCGCGCTGGGCGGGCTGCTCTTCACCCGACTGGGCCCGACGGCCCCCTACGGGACGGGCGCGGTGCTGGTGGCGCTGGGTGGACTTTTGGCACTGTCCCTGGTGACACAGGTGCGAATGTCCGGAGCGGGCGCGGAGCAAAGCTCATAG
- the gltC gene encoding adventurous gliding motility protein GltC has translation MRTHRFLRLAVLGLTLAYTAPTLAQSFEGLDLAGQSKKKKKGSSSKASSKKKTTAKRGKGKTAAPAEDATEESSTATSAPAATPAGNPATPPSSISSTPAPSAMPAAPAAKPTKPAPQTSPGLGLDLTGDNDKPPAPTMTFDAVDVSGKTADRQRLDAAISLFKNDEYEKAAMASHELLGDPKLQGLHVEARYVLAKSLYRMGLYHSSLGEFSKILAAGPSTKFFKTSLEWLFFISRKTQNETVILDEIARYANYEFPEKFRNEFRYLLARYHFVRGRALDQVGQTENADKSFEEVKRLALTIPRTDPFYPRAKYLEGLAFFRNGTNHKDAAAKRGNTDVMASVEAMKEVVRLTRPMAGRTGEQAKLDKSLRELAFMQLARTHYGMQQNRFSIFYLNKVERGNTQWLEALFESSWANYRIGQYEQALGNLITLSSPFFREEYFPEALILKAVIYYENCRYRESNLILQDFERTYLPVHDELDGLVKKNMEASEYYTVLADVQKKNKDGLEKNGTDVLLERILRLALTDQDLKKTNDSILELEGEMDLFSNKGDTFKYSELTKQLLEELKVQRTSLISKAGIMAKGKLESELGALKLLLANGLRIKFETTTKEKEFLEEQLKAGGRTAIVKKYKYSVAVADDQLYWPYEGEYWRDELGTYQYTMTKGCIERDTANRQIQSAEAM, from the coding sequence ATGCGCACCCACCGGTTCCTCCGCCTCGCCGTCCTCGGGCTCACGCTCGCGTACACGGCCCCCACGCTGGCCCAGTCCTTCGAAGGGCTGGACCTGGCGGGCCAGTCGAAGAAGAAGAAGAAGGGGTCGTCTTCCAAGGCCTCCTCCAAGAAGAAGACCACCGCCAAGCGCGGCAAGGGCAAGACGGCCGCCCCGGCCGAGGACGCCACCGAGGAGTCCTCCACCGCCACCAGCGCGCCCGCGGCCACCCCCGCTGGCAACCCGGCCACGCCTCCCTCGTCCATCAGCTCGACGCCCGCGCCCTCGGCGATGCCCGCCGCGCCCGCCGCGAAGCCCACGAAGCCGGCGCCGCAGACCAGCCCCGGGCTGGGCCTGGACCTGACGGGCGACAACGACAAGCCGCCCGCGCCGACGATGACGTTCGACGCGGTGGACGTGTCCGGCAAGACGGCGGACCGCCAGCGCCTGGACGCGGCCATCAGCCTGTTCAAGAACGACGAGTACGAGAAGGCCGCGATGGCGTCCCACGAGCTGTTGGGGGACCCCAAGCTCCAGGGCCTGCACGTCGAGGCGCGCTACGTGCTCGCCAAGTCGCTCTACCGCATGGGGCTGTACCACTCGTCGCTGGGCGAGTTCTCGAAGATCCTCGCGGCGGGCCCTTCCACGAAGTTCTTCAAGACGAGCCTGGAGTGGCTGTTCTTCATCAGCCGCAAGACCCAGAACGAGACGGTCATCCTGGATGAGATCGCCCGGTACGCGAACTACGAGTTCCCGGAGAAGTTCCGGAACGAGTTCCGCTACCTGCTGGCGCGCTACCACTTCGTGCGTGGCCGCGCGTTGGATCAGGTGGGCCAGACGGAGAACGCGGACAAGTCCTTCGAGGAAGTGAAGCGCCTGGCGCTGACGATTCCCCGCACGGATCCGTTCTACCCGCGCGCGAAGTACCTGGAGGGCCTGGCCTTCTTCCGCAACGGCACGAACCACAAGGACGCGGCGGCCAAGCGCGGCAACACGGACGTCATGGCGTCCGTGGAGGCGATGAAGGAAGTGGTGCGCCTCACCCGTCCCATGGCGGGCCGCACCGGCGAGCAGGCGAAGCTGGACAAGTCGCTGCGCGAGCTGGCCTTCATGCAGCTGGCCCGTACGCACTACGGCATGCAGCAGAACCGCTTCTCCATCTTCTACTTGAACAAGGTGGAGCGCGGGAACACGCAGTGGCTGGAGGCCCTCTTCGAGTCCTCCTGGGCCAACTACCGCATCGGCCAGTACGAGCAGGCGCTGGGCAACCTCATCACCCTGTCGTCGCCCTTCTTCCGCGAGGAGTACTTCCCGGAGGCGCTCATCCTGAAGGCGGTCATCTATTACGAGAACTGCCGCTACCGGGAGTCCAACCTCATCCTCCAGGACTTCGAGCGCACCTACCTGCCCGTGCACGACGAGCTGGACGGGCTGGTGAAGAAGAACATGGAGGCGTCCGAGTACTACACGGTGCTCGCGGACGTGCAGAAGAAGAACAAGGACGGCCTGGAGAAGAACGGCACGGACGTGCTCCTGGAGCGCATCCTGCGGCTGGCCCTCACGGATCAGGACCTGAAGAAGACCAACGACTCCATCCTGGAGCTCGAGGGTGAGATGGACCTGTTCTCCAACAAGGGCGACACGTTCAAGTACTCGGAGCTGACCAAGCAGCTCCTGGAGGAGCTCAAGGTCCAGCGCACCAGCCTCATCTCCAAGGCCGGCATCATGGCCAAGGGCAAGCTGGAGTCGGAGCTGGGGGCGCTCAAGCTGCTGCTGGCCAACGGCCTGCGCATCAAGTTCGAGACGACCACCAAGGAGAAGGAGTTCCTGGAGGAGCAGCTCAAGGCGGGCGGCCGCACGGCCATCGTCAAGAAGTACAAGTACTCCGTGGCGGTGGCGGACGATCAGCTCTACTGGCCCTACGAGGGCGAGTACTGGCGTGACGAGCTGGGCACGTACCAGTACACGATGACCAAGGGCTGCATCGAGCGCGACACGGCCAACCGTCAAATCCAGTCCGCCGAGGCGATGTAG
- a CDS encoding outer membrane beta-barrel domain-containing protein — MKPAYRLLLTLCAGVPALASAADQAPAPAPAAAAPTPAPAPAAPAAPAPKTAANSNPPSTSQEEEAGDVSEVDKDALGPLRERIRPVSGHMFLKKGRFEVSPSASITIRDAFFKKYLFGGTVTYFPMETLGVGLRGGYALNSVAGSAQICTFTEGEGGDTRGCRAPTKGELDGYAPGQMSLMGGVDVQWAPIYGKLSLLAEKFVHFDMYGVVGASVVQYKGPAESLTDGTPAAGSKSYLTGGGNVGVGLRFFFNRWMTLRTELRDLIYVEKGRDPTPNYLRNQIMFELGLSFFFPSGS, encoded by the coding sequence ATGAAGCCCGCCTACCGTCTGCTCCTGACCCTGTGCGCCGGCGTGCCCGCGCTCGCCTCCGCCGCCGACCAGGCCCCCGCGCCCGCTCCGGCCGCGGCGGCTCCCACGCCCGCACCTGCTCCGGCGGCCCCGGCGGCCCCGGCTCCGAAGACCGCGGCGAACTCGAACCCGCCCAGCACCTCCCAGGAGGAGGAGGCCGGCGACGTGTCCGAGGTGGACAAGGACGCCCTGGGGCCCCTCCGCGAGCGCATCCGGCCGGTGTCCGGCCACATGTTCCTCAAGAAGGGCCGCTTCGAGGTCAGCCCGTCCGCGTCCATCACCATCCGCGACGCGTTCTTCAAGAAGTACCTCTTCGGCGGCACCGTCACCTACTTCCCCATGGAGACGCTGGGCGTGGGCCTGCGCGGCGGCTACGCGCTGAACAGCGTGGCGGGCTCCGCGCAGATCTGCACCTTCACGGAGGGCGAGGGTGGCGACACCCGCGGCTGCCGTGCGCCCACCAAGGGTGAGCTGGACGGGTACGCGCCCGGCCAGATGTCGCTCATGGGCGGTGTGGACGTCCAGTGGGCGCCCATCTACGGCAAGCTGTCGCTGCTGGCGGAGAAGTTCGTCCACTTCGACATGTACGGCGTCGTGGGCGCGTCCGTGGTCCAGTACAAGGGCCCGGCGGAGTCGCTGACGGATGGCACGCCCGCCGCGGGCAGCAAGTCGTACCTCACGGGCGGCGGCAACGTGGGCGTCGGCCTGCGCTTCTTCTTCAACCGGTGGATGACGCTGCGCACGGAGCTGCGCGACCTCATCTACGTGGAGAAGGGCCGGGACCCCACGCCCAACTACCTCCGCAACCAGATCATGTTCGAGCTGGGCCTGTCCTTCTTCTTCCCCTCCGGTTCCTAA
- a CDS encoding outer membrane beta-barrel domain-containing protein has protein sequence MNRPTLLLALSLMWPALAPAQNQEGMGLDLTEDAQAKPPEENPAPPPDEEARPASPPAATPAKDIPVEALMPLTDITQDDRVKSVQRKVYLKKGRLEVSPFVSISVNDPFYSKFGGALRAAWYLSDTLAISARGSLIQVLPSDDVRTAKRTFNAKIYNSVPNWSAMGDLEWAPLYGKVSFLNSILHFDGYLLGGMGVVRTETSALPDRGLNPAFDLGLGMRFVTKDYLAVNVALINTSYVDQPLGSSKGAIQNVMTLNAGISIFLPLKSTGRESE, from the coding sequence TTGAACCGCCCCACGCTGCTGCTTGCGCTGAGCCTGATGTGGCCCGCGCTGGCCCCCGCCCAGAACCAGGAAGGCATGGGCCTCGATCTGACCGAGGATGCCCAGGCCAAGCCACCCGAAGAGAACCCCGCGCCGCCGCCGGACGAGGAAGCCCGTCCCGCGTCGCCGCCTGCCGCCACCCCGGCGAAGGACATCCCGGTCGAAGCGCTGATGCCGCTCACGGACATCACCCAGGACGACCGGGTGAAGAGCGTGCAGCGCAAGGTGTACCTGAAGAAGGGCCGTCTGGAGGTCTCACCGTTCGTGAGCATCTCCGTGAACGACCCGTTCTATTCGAAGTTCGGCGGCGCGCTCCGCGCGGCCTGGTACCTGTCGGACACGCTGGCCATCTCCGCGCGCGGCTCGCTGATCCAGGTGCTCCCGTCGGATGACGTCCGCACGGCGAAGCGCACCTTCAACGCGAAGATCTACAACTCCGTGCCGAACTGGTCCGCCATGGGCGACCTGGAGTGGGCGCCGCTCTACGGCAAGGTGTCCTTCCTCAACTCCATCCTCCACTTCGACGGCTACCTGCTGGGCGGCATGGGCGTGGTGAGGACGGAGACGTCCGCGCTGCCCGACCGCGGCCTCAACCCGGCCTTCGACCTGGGCCTGGGCATGCGGTTCGTCACCAAGGACTACCTGGCCGTCAACGTGGCCCTCATCAACACCTCCTACGTGGACCAGCCCCTGGGCAGCAGCAAGGGCGCCATCCAGAACGTCATGACCCTCAACGCGGGCATCTCCATCTTCCTGCCCCTCAAGTCGACGGGGAGGGAGTCCGAATGA
- the cglC gene encoding adventurous gliding motility lipoprotein CglC, which yields MFVRSALFLSAVLLMGGCDVTTELGKPCNLVRKATDQEREAQGRDVVEVKEKDIAAEQDFISFGSLECEDLICVRDDLSPRSADPEAPALGYCSKECVQGTTTGCEITRTVDDVEAGLKDRMTCRPLLLDQDTLDAIRAADEGFYRRTFGENNSPYFCAGATPAAAGT from the coding sequence ATGTTCGTGCGATCCGCGCTCTTCCTGTCCGCCGTCCTCCTGATGGGAGGCTGCGACGTCACCACCGAGCTGGGCAAGCCGTGCAACCTGGTGCGCAAGGCCACGGATCAGGAACGTGAGGCGCAGGGCCGCGACGTCGTGGAGGTCAAGGAGAAGGACATCGCAGCGGAGCAGGACTTCATCTCCTTCGGTTCGCTGGAGTGCGAGGACCTCATCTGCGTGCGCGACGACCTGAGCCCCCGCAGCGCGGACCCGGAGGCCCCGGCCCTGGGCTACTGCAGCAAGGAATGCGTGCAGGGCACCACGACGGGCTGCGAGATCACCCGCACGGTGGACGACGTGGAGGCGGGCCTCAAGGACCGCATGACGTGCCGGCCCCTGCTGCTGGACCAGGACACGCTGGACGCCATCCGCGCCGCCGACGAGGGCTTCTACCGGCGCACCTTCGGCGAGAACAACTCGCCCTACTTCTGCGCGGGCGCCACCCCGGCGGCCGCGGGCACCTGA